A section of the Candidatus Methanoperedens sp. genome encodes:
- a CDS encoding aldolase, producing the protein MWKNIAKFGKKLVDSGLVESQFGNISIRNDDKMLITRTGVHLNEINRNSVVELDIDKPSDLETIASSETIVHRTIYKNTSALSIIHAHPFFSVIESMLVENETIIPINIEGEYFLHEIPVVKGATGSLELANKTAQALSTHKGVIVFGHGTFSAGKTLEEAYFVTALVEQSCKMKYYFDLAKRSKMH; encoded by the coding sequence ATGTGGAAGAACATAGCGAAATTCGGGAAAAAACTCGTGGACAGCGGGCTTGTGGAATCGCAATTCGGAAATATCAGTATCCGTAATGACGATAAGATGCTTATCACCAGAACCGGAGTTCATCTTAATGAGATAAACAGGAACAGTGTGGTGGAACTGGATATTGATAAACCTTCAGATCTTGAGACCATTGCTTCATCAGAAACCATAGTCCACAGGACTATATACAAAAATACTTCTGCACTTTCGATTATCCATGCACATCCTTTTTTTTCGGTTATTGAGTCAATGCTTGTTGAAAATGAAACAATTATCCCGATTAACATCGAAGGTGAATATTTCCTGCATGAGATACCTGTAGTGAAAGGCGCTACCGGATCATTAGAACTTGCCAATAAAACAGCTCAGGCACTTAGCACCCACAAAGGAGTAATCGTTTTTGGCCACGGGACATTTTCTGCCGGAAAAACGCTGGAGGAAGCTTATTTTGTTACGGCGCTGGTGGAGCAGAGCTGCAAAATGAAATATTATTTCGACCTGGCAAAAAGATCGAAAATGCACTGA
- the purD gene encoding phosphoribosylamine--glycine ligase, translating to MKVLLIGGGGREHAIAESVARSSKNPQLFAVMSKKNPGIARLCKEFLLIKETDQAVVDFAVKNNIELAIIGPEAPLAAGISDMLWNAGIPVVGPRRLAARIEFDKAWTRGFMRKYGIPGCPGFKVFRKGESGTDEFIDELGDVVIKPAGLTGGKGVRVMGDHFGIEGAKAYAKEVLENDDVVIEERLIGEEFTVQAFVDGKTLAFAPSVQDHKRAFDGDKGPNTGGMGSYNDSKDILPFMKESDYIDAKKIMNETVRAIQKETGVPYQGILYGQFMATAKGISVIEFNARFGDPEAMNVLPLLENDFLEVCSNIVNGTLDKIDVRFKKQATVCKYAVPSGYPDDPVKDSVVEISKMKDSLLFYSSVYEKDNKIYTTGSRALAVLGIADTIRDAEKKAQDGLSCLKGKLHSRRDIGTDDLIMKRIQHMKELRLTKHIE from the coding sequence ATGAAAGTCCTTTTGATCGGAGGCGGAGGAAGGGAACACGCCATCGCAGAATCCGTTGCCCGAAGTTCTAAGAATCCACAGCTTTTTGCCGTCATGAGCAAGAAAAATCCTGGTATAGCACGTTTATGTAAAGAATTCCTGCTTATAAAAGAGACAGACCAGGCAGTTGTGGATTTTGCCGTAAAAAACAATATTGAACTTGCTATAATCGGTCCTGAAGCTCCTCTTGCAGCCGGTATTTCAGATATGCTATGGAACGCCGGGATCCCGGTCGTCGGGCCGCGGCGGCTTGCAGCCCGGATCGAATTTGATAAGGCATGGACGCGCGGTTTTATGAGAAAATACGGAATTCCGGGATGTCCGGGTTTTAAAGTGTTCAGGAAAGGGGAAAGCGGCACAGATGAATTCATTGACGAGCTGGGTGATGTCGTGATAAAACCAGCAGGCCTCACAGGCGGAAAAGGTGTCAGGGTGATGGGAGACCATTTTGGCATTGAAGGTGCAAAGGCCTATGCAAAAGAAGTCCTGGAAAATGACGATGTTGTGATCGAAGAGCGGTTGATTGGCGAAGAGTTCACCGTCCAGGCATTCGTTGATGGTAAAACCCTTGCGTTTGCACCATCTGTCCAGGATCATAAGCGGGCGTTCGATGGCGATAAAGGCCCCAATACAGGCGGGATGGGCTCATATAATGATTCAAAAGATATTTTGCCTTTTATGAAAGAATCCGATTATATTGATGCCAAAAAAATCATGAACGAGACAGTGAGGGCAATCCAGAAAGAAACAGGTGTTCCTTACCAGGGCATCCTGTATGGCCAGTTCATGGCAACAGCTAAAGGTATATCGGTCATCGAATTCAACGCGCGCTTTGGGGACCCGGAAGCAATGAATGTCCTGCCTCTTCTTGAAAATGATTTCCTTGAAGTCTGTTCAAATATCGTCAACGGGACACTTGATAAGATCGATGTCAGATTTAAAAAACAGGCAACAGTTTGCAAGTATGCAGTACCTTCAGGCTATCCTGATGATCCGGTAAAGGATTCTGTTGTGGAAATTAGCAAAATGAAAGATTCTCTTCTTTTCTATTCAAGTGTATATGAGAAAGATAATAAAATATATACAACCGGTTCAAGGGCTCTTGCTGTCCTGGGAATAGCAGATACTATCAGGGATGCGGAAAAGAAAGCTCAGGATGGCCTGTCATGTTTGAAAGGAAAATTGCATAGCAGGCGTGATATCGGAACAGATGATCTCATCATGAAAAGAATTCAGCATATGAAAGAGTTAAGGCTAACTAAACATATAGAATAA
- a CDS encoding TATA-box-binding protein, whose protein sequence is MVNTTEPKKTIKIENVVASTAIGAKLDLNEVIRVLEGADYNKERFPGVVYRTANPKTAALIFGSGKIVCTGAKSIADVSVGLNKVFDKLKTMGVDIPAKPEIVIQNIVASADLGRVLNLNAIAIGLGLENIEYEPEQFPGLVYRLSVPKVVMLLFGSGKLVVTGGKKPEDAEAAVEKIVLELDGLGLL, encoded by the coding sequence ATGGTAAATACTACGGAACCAAAAAAAACAATAAAGATAGAAAATGTAGTTGCATCGACTGCTATTGGGGCAAAACTTGACCTCAATGAAGTTATAAGGGTCCTTGAAGGAGCGGATTATAATAAGGAGAGATTCCCGGGTGTTGTTTACAGGACTGCAAACCCGAAAACCGCAGCTCTGATCTTCGGAAGCGGAAAGATCGTCTGCACAGGAGCAAAAAGTATTGCTGATGTAAGTGTGGGTCTTAACAAGGTATTTGATAAATTAAAGACAATGGGTGTTGATATACCGGCAAAACCGGAAATAGTGATACAGAATATCGTAGCCTCAGCCGATCTGGGAAGAGTGCTGAACCTTAATGCCATAGCCATTGGCCTTGGGCTTGAGAATATCGAATATGAACCTGAACAGTTCCCAGGTCTTGTTTACAGGCTGTCAGTCCCGAAAGTTGTCATGCTTTTATTCGGATCAGGTAAACTCGTAGTAACGGGTGGAAAGAAACCCGAAGATGCTGAAGCAGCAGTTGAAAAGATAGTACTTGAACTTGATGGATTGGGCCTGCTATAG
- a CDS encoding 3'-phosphoesterase codes for MSLSEYRKIRDFKKSPEPQGGTKQSAGSIFVVHKHNASHLHYDLRLEIGGVLRSWAVPKEPPEKEGIKRLAIQVEDHPLEYADFEGTIPEGMYGAGTVRIWDNGEFLIEKEKDEELLFELKGRKLIGKYALIRTKFKGKDSWLFFKRK; via the coding sequence ATGTCACTTTCTGAATACCGGAAAATAAGGGATTTTAAAAAATCACCTGAGCCACAGGGAGGAACAAAGCAGAGTGCCGGAAGCATTTTCGTAGTGCATAAGCACAATGCGTCGCACCTGCACTACGACCTGAGACTTGAAATCGGCGGAGTCCTGCGGTCATGGGCTGTCCCGAAAGAGCCGCCTGAAAAAGAAGGCATAAAGCGCCTCGCTATACAGGTTGAAGACCATCCCCTTGAATATGCTGATTTTGAGGGAACGATACCTGAAGGCATGTACGGCGCGGGAACTGTACGCATCTGGGACAACGGCGAATTCCTGATCGAAAAAGAAAAGGATGAAGAGCTGCTTTTCGAATTAAAAGGGCGAAAGTTGATCGGGAAATATGCCCTTATAAGGACTAAATTCAAAGGAAAGGATTCCTGGCTTTTCTTCAAGAGAAAATAA
- the nth gene encoding endonuclease III yields the protein MAQDKANEIIALLKNEYPGVKIALHYSDPLELLIATILSAQCTDKQVNAVTKNLFNKYRIPQDYIRVSQEELEKDIYSTGFYRNKAKNIKELSKILINDFNSKVPDTMEALLTLPGVGRKTANIILSGGFGKIEGIAVDTHVKRIAFRLGLTANTDPGKIEKDLMRIIPEDDWAILTLLLIHHGRKICTARKPLCGECVLNKLCPSAFTFG from the coding sequence ATGGCGCAAGATAAGGCTAATGAAATAATCGCATTACTGAAAAATGAATATCCCGGAGTAAAGATCGCGCTTCATTATTCAGATCCCCTGGAATTGCTGATCGCTACAATTCTATCCGCACAATGCACGGATAAACAGGTAAATGCAGTCACAAAAAATCTCTTTAACAAATACAGGATACCGCAGGATTATATCAGAGTCTCCCAGGAAGAGCTTGAGAAGGATATTTATTCTACAGGATTTTACAGGAATAAGGCAAAAAATATTAAGGAATTATCTAAAATTCTCATTAATGATTTCAATTCAAAAGTCCCTGATACCATGGAAGCTCTCCTTACACTCCCTGGTGTGGGGCGAAAGACTGCAAATATCATATTATCAGGTGGGTTCGGGAAAATTGAAGGGATAGCTGTTGATACGCATGTGAAAAGGATTGCTTTCAGGCTGGGATTGACTGCTAATACGGACCCGGGAAAAATTGAAAAAGACCTTATGAGGATCATTCCTGAGGATGATTGGGCTATTTTAACACTTCTCCTGATACATCATGGGCGAAAAATCTGCACCGCCAGGAAACCGCTGTGCGGGGAATGCGTTCTGAATAAACTTTGCCCAAGTGCATTTACTTTCGGATGA